CTTCACCGTAAATTGGAATACTATTTGGCGATGATATTGTAGGGTTAAGTTTTTCATATTTTACAATAATACCGCTAAGAATTATCTGAGGGATAACCAGAAATGGAATGAGTATATATATTGTAACAACAGTTTTAAAGCTATCGGATATAACCAACCCAAGTAAATTTGATGAGACCCATGCGCTAAAAAGAACAAGCCAGTATTCAAAATACATTCCCCTAATTTCAAGAATAGAATTACCAATTATTACGAAAAGTAATGCTTGTATGGCGGAGAGGACAAAGAGTATGGCTACTTTAGACATTAAATAGCTGGACCAGCTGAGGTTTAAAAATCTTTCACGCTTAAGGATTTTTCTATCTTTAATTATCTCCTCGGCACTTACGGTAAGCCCAATGAATATTGAAACAATTACAGACATGAACAGGTAAACGGGAAGATTATCATTGTCCAATAAAGTATAACCAGCTTCATTCGCTATATCAACGTTATAAAACTTGATGATATACGATAGTAGTGCTGCAAGAATTGGCGCTTCGAGTATATTGATAATCATATACTGCTTATTTGCCAATTTTGACAGTACATCTCTTTGTACAAAGACACGAAGTTGTTTTACCCAATTGGGTATCTTGAATTGGATTTTAGGAAGTTCCGAGGGGATGAATAAAGGTTTCTCGTTGCTTGTTGAATGTTTTTTGTAATGATCTGTCCACTCATTAGGGCTTGTTTTCCTTGAGCGAGTTGGATTTCCGTACTCATCGAGTACGTTAGCTTCAACAATATTGAAGATTTGTTCAGGGTTAACATTCCCGCAAAGCGTACACTCACTTTCATTCCAGTTTGCTTGCTGAACCCTCGATTTAAAATAGATAATCGATTCAATTGGATCGCCATCATAGATAAGATACCCGCCAGTATCAAGGATCAATAGCTTATCGAACATTTTAAAAATGTCCGATGAAGGTTGATGAATTACTACAAATACCAGTTTACCCTTAAGGGTTAATTCTTTGAGTAAATCGAGGATGTTTTCTGAATCGCGTGAGCTAAGACCAGATGTTGGCTCATCAAGGAAAAGTATTGCAGGCTCTCGGATTAGCTCAAGTGCAATATTTAAACGTTTCCGCTGACCACCGCTAATCTTTTTATTTAAAGGGGAACCAACTTTCATACCTTTAATCTCAAAGAGACCAAGGCTTAGCAGCATCTTATCTACAACTTCAATAATTTGGGTTTCGGTATAATTATCGAAGCAAAGTTTGGCATTATAGTAAAGGTTCTGAAAAACGGTTAGCTCTTCAATAAGCAAATCATCCTGGGAAACAAAACCGATTAATCCTTCAACTATATCTTTTTGGGAATGAATATCACAATTATTTATTAAAACATTCCCGTTGGAGGGCTTTTCGGTTCCGTTGAGAACATTTAGAAGGGTTGATTTTCCTGCCCCCGATGCTCCCATAATACCAACAAGATGCCCTGATTCTTGTGTGAAACTTATATTATGAAGACCTATTTTGCCACCTTTAAATTTGAATTCAACATTTTTGGCTTCAAAAAATATCTTCTCTTTTATCCTATCAATGGCAAACCTTCCAACTATGTTACTGTAATATATCGGTTTGATTTTAGTATTTCGAATAGAGGAGCCATTGTTGAGAACATAAATTTTATCTTTCTGCAATAGGTGTCCATTCAAGTACAATTCATGGTCACCTAAATATCTTAGGAATAATATATTAGCAGATTTAATATTGATAACCTTTAGCTCTCCCTGAAATGATTCAGAGTAGATATGGCGGATATCTTTAATTACGTACTCTTTCTCATTGTTGATTACTAGTATGTTATCATTTAAAGAGATTTTATCGAATGATGATAGAACGTAATCTGATATTAATGAGAATTCATCTTCAGGCACGTGGAATGTTTCGGAAACGGTTGATATAAAGGCCATTTCCTGTTCAGTAACCCCACCATCAGACGTTTTAACGAATTCAAGTAATCTGAAAAGTACAACTATTTTTTGCTCCTGAGTTAGCTCCTCATTTATTTGGGCACATATTTTTAGAACCCTTACCGAACTTGATGATGTACGCTTTTTCGTTTTACTCTTCTCGCTCTGCTTTTCTTGATGTAAGTTATAGTAGTAATCAAATACTCTAAGATACTCCCTAACCAATTCCTGGTTAAGTTGATTTTTAAGGAAACTTTCCACAACTGCACGCCTATCGCTTTCCCCCTCAGTTTCATCATTCTCGGGGTGCGCTATAATTGCAAACAATTGCATCAGAGCCTTTAGTATCGACTCACTCATTTAGAGGATTTAAGTTAAGATTAAGGAATGAAATGCTATTATGGTTTGTAACCAATCAAAAGCATTACATACCCTGGTGTAAATTTTATATTTTTCACATCTACCTGAATTATACAGGTAATTGTTGAACAGAATTTAAAGTCCCAGTATTGTGAGTATTTGTAGCTTGCATTAGAGAAAAGGAGATTTTTTTCTGTGTCGAAAACTGTGAAAACCAAATCGCCTTTTTTAAGATTTGTACAGGCTACTACTCTATAAGTATTATCACCGTAGAAGGTGGTTCTGAATTCAACTTTTTGATCGGGTTTTAGCGTAGCAAAGTACTCCTGACCATCAGATATATATTCTGGGGAGAAATAGAGCGAGCAGATATTCTGTAATTGCTCTACCTGCGATAAAACAGGTTTTGCTGCAAATAATAGAACGAAGGTTAGAATTGTGAAACAAAGTATTTTTATTGTTCTCATAGGTTCTACTAAACGCTTTTAACCAATTATTTGATTGCGAATTGCCTCTATTTTTTTACTCACCGTTTCAAGATGATATTCCGACATAACCACTCTTGATTCACTATTGATGATCATTAGCTTTTTATCAATATCAATTTTTGGTTCCTTGTATGAGTATGTATAAATAACACCATCGAATTCGTAAGCTAAATCAATTAGCCCATCTATTAAAGTCGAAAATTCTGGAGATTTATAGTAATATGGTGTTAATATTTCAATAAGATTATCGAGCGGATGCTTTTGTTCTCCAATTCTATTAATAATCTCTCTGTCAGTACTAATTTTTCCAATTCTAGTAAGGATATATAAACTCTCAACCCAGCCACCTGCAAGAATTAGCGCACCCATATTTTTTCGATCATTTACCCTTAGGTATGAATCGGTACTACGATACGTTTTTGATAGGAGTACAAGGATAGAATCTTTATTATTGATATTCTTCTCAATTGAGGCAAAAAAGGAAGCATCGAAAGAGGAAGAGATACCCAGCTGATCGCTTAAGTTTTTAATAACGCTTAAGTAGCTAATTGATTCTGGAGTACGATCGTAAATATTTAAGTAGCTAAGATCTGTACCATAAACCCCAAGGTTTAGGGCTTTTTTAAAGGCTGTACTGAAATTCTTATAGTTTTCTATTGGGCTTGCAATACTTTCATCGAATGGTATATTCTTCTTTTTTATTAGAGTAGCAGCCTGATAGGGTGAAGGTAGCGGGAAAAGTGAATTTTCAAATTTCACTAACATCGAAAGAGTATCAGGTTGATCAATATCCTTTAATTCCGAAGATTGCTCCTTGTTTCGTTTGTTACCACACCCATTGAGCAGAAATAGTGCTATAACAAATAAAAATGTTGCTCTTATGAAAACCTTAAATGTCAACTTCGAATGCATCTACGTATACTTAACTTTACTTTGATGCAAGTAAGAAAAAAAACATGAATATTCAAAGGATTTAGTGTTTATCGTTATTTCATGGATAAATTAAGGCAAGTTTATTGTAGTAGTATATTCTTTATGATGTTCATTACAATAGTTCGTTAAAGTTTTATTATTGATTTGTAACATCTTGTTTTTGTGATATTTTGTGTTTTTGTGTTTTTGTGGCAAAAATATTATAATAGCCACAAAATCACCAAGTCACCAAAATACACCAAAAAGTTTACCGAAATATTGCATTAGAAAATGGAAATACTATTCAAAGTAAATTATTTATGATCTTTTATATTTTTATGCGAATCAATAAAAGGCTTTTTCAAAAGTCTAAAAACAACTCTTTTTTTCTCTTTGTGCATCTCTGTGAATTCTTTGTGTTCCTTTGTGTAAAAATATTTAAAAAATTACACAGAGTTCCACAGAGATTAACACAAAGTTCCACAGAGGACTTTTAAGATAGCATATGATTGATTGTGTTAGCTGTTTTATTCAACCCTTAATTCACATAATTTATTTACTTGCATGATAAAACCTTTTGATTTCATTCAAGTCTAAAACAATATCTACTAAAAAATAAAATACTTATTATGCAAAGGTTACTGATTGTTTTTTTACTTTCGGTTAATGTGTTCTTAACTGCACATTCGCAAAACAAAGAATTAACGCTTAGCCAAGCGGTACTTGGGCAACGAAAGGAATTTGGGGCTGCAACGCTTAAAAATCTTTCTTGGCGTCCTGGGACAAACGCATTTTCATACATAAAGGATAATTGCCTTATTGAGTTTGATATTAAAACCCAAAAGGAGGATACAATCCTGAAAATGGATAACCTTAATGGGATTCTTGTTGCAAATAATTTACCGAAGATTAAAAACTTCACACAAGCCGAATGGGTATCGCAAAATGCGATACGTTTTAACCTTGAACCTAATTTAGTAGTATTTGATGTTATCGCAAAGAAAATAGTATCAACCATTGGCTATTTAAGCAACGCCAAAAATATCGATAAATGTGATGATAACGAGAAGGTTGCTTACACCATTGATAACAATCTTTTTATAGCCAATCGGAGTAATAAATCAATTCAAATTACCAACGATTCGAATTTGGGAATTGTTAATGGGCAATCGGTTCATAGGAATGAGTTTGGGATTAAGAAGGGAACATTCTGGTCGCCCAAAGGGAATTACCTAGCATTCTATAGGATGGATGAAACAATGGTTACCGATTACCCTTTGGTTGATATCTCAACCCGAATTGCAACCGTAAAGAACGTAAAATATCCAATGGCAGGAATGAAAAGCCATGAGGTAACGCTTGGTGTTTACGATGTTCAAACTGGGCAAACAATCTTCCTTAAAACAGGTGAACCCAAGGAGCAGTTTCTTACCAATATTGCATGGAGTCCCGATGAAAAATCAATTTACATCGCCGTGCTCAACCGCGAGCAAAATTATTTACAATTGAATCAGTTCAATGCCCAAACAGGCGATTTTGTTAAAACCCTTTTCGAGGAGAAAAACGATAAGTACGTTGAACCCGTTGAACCCATGGTCTTCCTGAAGAGTAACCCAAACCAGTTTATCTGGCAGAGTAGGAGGGATAGGTGGAATCATATTTACCTCTATAATATTGATGGAACTCTGGCTAAGCAGATTACAAAAGGCAATTGGGAAGTGACCGATGTGGTTGGGTTTGATAAGGGTGAGAAAAACCTATACTACATA
This portion of the Bacteroidales bacterium genome encodes:
- a CDS encoding ATP-binding cassette domain-containing protein codes for the protein MSESILKALMQLFAIIAHPENDETEGESDRRAVVESFLKNQLNQELVREYLRVFDYYYNLHQEKQSEKSKTKKRTSSSSVRVLKICAQINEELTQEQKIVVLFRLLEFVKTSDGGVTEQEMAFISTVSETFHVPEDEFSLISDYVLSSFDKISLNDNILVINNEKEYVIKDIRHIYSESFQGELKVINIKSANILFLRYLGDHELYLNGHLLQKDKIYVLNNGSSIRNTKIKPIYYSNIVGRFAIDRIKEKIFFEAKNVEFKFKGGKIGLHNISFTQESGHLVGIMGASGAGKSTLLNVLNGTEKPSNGNVLINNCDIHSQKDIVEGLIGFVSQDDLLIEELTVFQNLYYNAKLCFDNYTETQIIEVVDKMLLSLGLFEIKGMKVGSPLNKKISGGQRKRLNIALELIREPAILFLDEPTSGLSSRDSENILDLLKELTLKGKLVFVVIHQPSSDIFKMFDKLLILDTGGYLIYDGDPIESIIYFKSRVQQANWNESECTLCGNVNPEQIFNIVEANVLDEYGNPTRSRKTSPNEWTDHYKKHSTSNEKPLFIPSELPKIQFKIPNWVKQLRVFVQRDVLSKLANKQYMIINILEAPILAALLSYIIKFYNVDIANEAGYTLLDNDNLPVYLFMSVIVSIFIGLTVSAEEIIKDRKILKRERFLNLSWSSYLMSKVAILFVLSAIQALLFVIIGNSILEIRGMYFEYWLVLFSAWVSSNLLGLVISDSFKTVVTIYILIPFLVIPQIILSGIIVKYEKLNPTISSPNSIPIYGEVILARWAYEALAVYQFKENKYQKQFFKYDEAMSNSDYKRNYWLKTLNNKIDICERYLNNHDKEAQVNKATQVIRNEIRKEMFSVSGSKLKFANYKQLNKTKLSAPLIKDIKDYFETLRKYYIKLYNKASNEKDLLISNQQKTPKDREAFLNLKRNYFNESLSDLVRNSGEVDRIIEFKGTLIQKVDPIYLYPDSRLVRSHFYAPAKQFFGFFVNTFWINILVIWISTVLLYLTLYYRLLKRALDFLEKFSGNTDSD
- a CDS encoding S9 family peptidase, which encodes MQRLLIVFLLSVNVFLTAHSQNKELTLSQAVLGQRKEFGAATLKNLSWRPGTNAFSYIKDNCLIEFDIKTQKEDTILKMDNLNGILVANNLPKIKNFTQAEWVSQNAIRFNLEPNLVVFDVIAKKIVSTIGYLSNAKNIDKCDDNEKVAYTIDNNLFIANRSNKSIQITNDSNLGIVNGQSVHRNEFGIKKGTFWSPKGNYLAFYRMDETMVTDYPLVDISTRIATVKNVKYPMAGMKSHEVTLGVYDVQTGQTIFLKTGEPKEQFLTNIAWSPDEKSIYIAVLNREQNYLQLNQFNAQTGDFVKTLFEEKNDKYVEPVEPMVFLKSNPNQFIWQSRRDRWNHIYLYNIDGTLAKQITKGNWEVTDVVGFDKGEKNLYYISTQQNPLERHLYCMDIKKGVEKRLTTIHGTHKPVVALDLGYFLDVFSSTEIPNQIDLYSTSGKFIKNTLKAGNPFKDYSMAKLEMVTLKTHDGKFALNARMLKPANFDASKKYPTVVYVYGGPHSQLVTDDWLGGARLWEYYMANKGYILFTLDNRGTGNRGFEFEGVIHRNLGVNELDDQMVGVEYLKTLPYVDVNRIGVHGWSFGGFMTVTMMLKQADQFKVGVAGGPVIDWKFYEVMYGERYMDTPDENPEGYKNADLKNFVTNLKGRLLIIHDDMDETVVPQNSFTFLNECIKNSIQVDYFTYPQHQHNVIGKDRVHLIDKIIRYFDEHL